The nucleotide sequence TACGCAGCCCCTTGCTAAAGACCACGCGTTTGCCTCGTTGACCGTGAAAACTGTTGATATACCACTCTATGCCAAAGCCATACTTAAAGTCTCTGATACGGACACCAAGCAGACCCCAGTCTTTAAAGGGCTCATTCTCTCGAACCTTGTAATGGGTAACCCAAAAGTCATCAACTTCAGCTCGTGCCAGCGCTTTTAGCCTGTCCGTTTCTTGCTGAAGTAAATCTGATACATCTGCTTTCCATTGTTCATTGACGATTTCTACCAAACCAATTTCCCCATCCAATTAACCCCTAAAGCCAAAACCACTATCCGTTTGGCTTTTGGATCGAAACGCCAAACGTAAAACTGCCGTCACA is from Proteus columbae and encodes:
- the mobI gene encoding conjugative transfer protein MobI(A/C), which codes for MDGEIGLVEIVNEQWKADVSDLLQQETDRLKALARAEVDDFWVTHYKVRENEPFKDWGLLGVRIRDFKYGFGIEWYINSFHGQRGKRVVFSKGLRISKTKLRYAFLDCQGLAKEWELALAMEKEEFFSDIRRQVDKLNMLRRRVNAY